In Nocardia sp. XZ_19_385, the sequence CGATCTCGTGCTCGATGTCGTGGCGGTGCTCACCCCAGTAGGCGACCCGCTCGATCACCGCGTCGATGCCCTGCACGAGCCGCGTGTGCTCGGACACCGGCAGCCCCCACGCGGCGAGCGCCCGGTAGGCCTCGTGCTGCGAGGTCGGCGCATATCCTTCGATGCGGCCGAAGCCGTGGCAGATCATCCGCAGCCGTCGCCGCGCCGTCACCGACGGATCCTTCTGCCGCAGCGAACCGGCCGCGGTGTTGCGCGGATTCGCGTACGGCGGTTTGCCTTCCGCGACGATGGCGGCGTTGAGCGTCTCGAAATCCTCTAGCCGCATGTAGGCCTCGCCGCGCACCTCGAGCAGCGCCGGGACCGGGAACTCCGCGGTCGGTGTCAGTTCACCGGGGATGTCTTCGATGGTGCGTGCGTTCAACGTGACGTCTTCACCGGTGCGCCCGTCGCCGCGGGTGGCGCCGCGCACCAGCTTGCCGTTCTCGTACACCAGGTTCAGCGCGACGCCGTCGATCTTCACCTCGCACAGATAGTGCAGGTTGGATCCGGCCTCGGCTTCCACCTTGCTCGCCCAGGTGCGCAGCTCATCGAAGTCGAAGACATTGTCCAGCGACAGCATTCGCTCCAGATGGTCGACCGCGGTGAAGTCGGTCGCGAAGCCGCCGCCGACCATCTGGGTCGGCGAATCGGGCGTCCGCAGATCCGGATGCGACTCCTCCAGCGCCTGCAACTTCCGTAGCAGCGTGTCGAACTCGCCATCGGAAACGATCGGCGCGTCCCGCACGTAATACCGGAACTGATGCTCGCGCACCTCATCGGCCAACTGCTGCCACCGCACGCGCAGCTCCGCCGACGCCTGCACGGGCGCACTGTCACCGGCGGGGTTCTGGAGGGATTCGACACTGTCACTCACACAAGGAACCCTAGCCGACCCCACCGACACATTCGGGCACGTCAGACGGCCTGTTCACGAGCGAAGCACGGCGTATCGCGGACGCTGATCCTCCCCCTTCGGCTACTCGACCCTCCGCAGGAATTCGGGCCTGGCGATCAAATCACCGACTGCATCGCCGAGCTCCCGCCGCGCCCAGATTCCCAAACGATCCCGTATTTCGACATTGCTTCCCGCACTCGCGCCCGGCAGCCACCGCCGCCTTGCCATAGCCAGCAGGGCAGCGCCCGCCCGCGAAAGATCTGAATCGAGCGTGTAGGCGACGAACGCCGATGCGGTTTGCGCTTCGATCAGTCCCGGCACCTGCTCCAGCTCTTGGATCAGTGGCCGATCTGAGGTGACCAGCACCTCGGCATGGGCAAAAACAGCAGCCGCCACCACATGGCGATCTTTCTGATTCACAAGCTTCGGGACGTCCGCTTCGAAACCGTCGGGCCACTCGACCAGCGCGTCCGGAAACGCCTGGGCCATTGCGGAGAACAGCACCGCACGATCGGCAGCATCCATGGATTCCGGTAGGTGCCGGGCCGCTTCCGCCAAAACCTCTGCGCTCCAGCGCACTTCGTACAGCCGTACCTCGGCCAGCGTCAGTAGGACATCACGAAGGCGTGCGGGGACCAGTACGTTGGCATCGAGGAAGGCTCGGAACGGCACCGAGCGACTCTACTCAGAAATCGTCGTCGTAAAGACCCGATTTGCGGGAAACCCTCGCGACCTCGTCGAGGGCCGCGCCAGATTCACGCTGTCGCTGATCACGATAATCGAGCAAGGCCCGCAATGGGATTCGACGATGGGTGCCGCGATACTCGGCTGGAAGTTTCCCGTCGTCGACCAACCGGCACACATAGGTACGCGAGAGCCCTAGCAACTCGGCTGCGGTGGAAGTCGTCACCAATTCCTCGATGGCACCGATGACCACGCCACGTCCGGCGCTCAACTGCTCGAGCACGGTGAGTACTGCGGTGCGCACGCTCGCCGGGACCTCGATACGCACACCATCGATCGTGATCGCCGATTCATCTGGAACTGCGCCACGAAGCGTCGTCAGGGCGTCTTCGAGCTTGATTCGGACCGACGGCGAGACGTTGGCCTCCAGATGAGACACGGTCATCGGGCACCTCCCTGCGCCGTACCAGTCATGACCCGAGTATGAACGCTAAACGCCATAAACGCAACAACCCGGCTTCAGCCGCTCGCACCGCCGGCACTATTCGAAGGTCAGAGAGTCGGGGTCGTCGGCGAAAGCGCGGGCCGTTTCGGCGGCCAGACTCAGTGCGCGGCGCGCCCAGGGCAGCGGCGCAGCGCCCAGCCCACAGGCCGGACTGACGAGGACCTGGGACGACAGCGTCCGGCGCGAGAAGCCGAGGCGGTCGACCAGGCGTACGGCTGGTTCGGCGATATCGCGCCAGGTGGGCGGGATGGCCGGGGCTGTGGTCGGTACCAGTCCGAGCACCAATTGCTTTCCGGCGTCTAGGGTTTCGCCGATCCGGTCCAGGTCGCGGGTCGCGATGGTGGTGATGTCGAAACCGATTGCGGCGGCCGCGCTGGCGCGCAGGAAGCCGATTGCGGGCGGATTGGCGCAGCTGTGCACCAGGACCGGTGCGGATTGCGAGGTGATGACGGCGTCGAGGAGCGCGAGGGCCTCCGGCTCCGGGACTGCGCGCACGGTGTTGAGCACGCTTACGCCACGTAGGGAACCGTTCAGCACATCGGTGAGTGATGGTTCATCAAGCTGCACAACGACTTCCGCGCCGAGGCGCTTGCGCACTTCGGCCACGTGCGCGCGCAGACCCTCGGCGAGGGATTCCGAAAGGTCGCGCACCGCACCGGGATCGGTGAGGATGCGGTGGCCGCCGGGGAGTTCTACCTGAGCGGCCAGCGTCAGCGGACCGGCGGCCTGCACTTTGACAACCCGGCCGGTACCCGCCGAACCCGTTGTCTCCCAGACTTCTTCGAGCGCGTCCAGGTCCGCGCGCAGCAGGTCGCGGGCGCGGCGGGATGCCGCGCCCGGTCGCGGTGCGAGGCGGTAGCCGCGGGTGGTGGTGTCGAAACGCATGTCCACCAGCAGGGCCGAAACCCGCCCGAGCATGTCCGCACCCACGCCGCGACCTGGCAATTCGACCAGATGCGCGAGGTCGGGCAGCTCACCGGCAATGGTCGCCGCCGCCTCCCGGGGATCGGCCCCCGGCCACGATCCCACCGCGGTCGCGATCCCTCCGGGCAGCAACTTCATCGCCGCCGTCCCGGTCGCGTCTGTTCCGGTTTCGCTCACTACGCCCTACCCAAGTCGGTATTCGCTGAACGGAGCGCCGAGTGGCACACCTTGGCGGGGCCACTCGCCGTTTGCCTCAGCGATGTGCCACTCACCTGCCGTACCTTGCCAGCTCTGCCGAATTACTGGGCGGCAGAGCTGGTTTCGCTGCCGATTGTGCTGTTGTCGCGTTCGGTGCCGCTGATGGTGCCGCTACCGATCACTTCGTCGCCCTCGGAGTCCGGGCGGTAGAGCACCACCGCCTGGCCCTTCGCGACACCGGTGAGGGGTTCGCGCAGGCGCACGAGCAGGCCGTCGCCGACCGCTTCGGCGACCGCGGGCGCGGTACCGCCGTGCGCGCGGACCTGTGCGACGCACTCGATCGGTCCTTCCGGCGCGACACCGGAGGTCCAGATGGCGCGTTCGGCCAGCACGGTCCACACCTGCAGATCCTCTGCCGAACCCACATGGACGGTACCCGATTCGGGATCGATGCCGGTGACATAGCGAGGCTTGCCGTCGGCGCCCGGCCCGGGCAGCCCGAGGCCCTTGCGCTGACCGATCGTAAACCCGTGCACGCCTTCGTGTTCGGCGAGCTTGGTGCCGTCGGCATCGACGACCGCACCGGGCCGGATACCGATCTTGGCGCCGAGGAAGGCGCGGGTGTCCCCGGACGGGATGAAGCAGATGTCATGGGAGTCGGGCTTGTTCGCGACCGAGAGCCCGCGCTCGGCGGCCTCCTCGCGGATCTGCGGCTTCGGGGTGTCGCCCACCGGGAACATCGCCCGGGAGAGCTGCTCGGCCGTGAGCACCGCGAGCACGTAGGACTGATCCTTGTCGGCGTCGACCGCGCGGCGCAGCACGCCGTCGTCCAGTCGCGCGTAATGGCCGGTGACCACCGCATCGAATCCGAGCGCCACCGCCCGGTCCGACAGCGCCGAGAACTTGATCTTCTCGTTGCAGCGCAGGCACGGGTTCGGGGTCTCCCCCGCCGCGTAGGCCGCGACGAAGTCGTCGATCACGTCTTCCTTGAAGCGGTCGGCGAAATCCCAGACATAGAACGGGATTCCGAGCACGTCGGCGGCGCGGCGGGCATCGCCGGCGTCCTCCTTCGAGCAGCAACCGCGCGATCCGGTGCGCAGCGTGCCGGGGTTCGCCGACAGCGCCAGGTGCACCCCGACCACCTCATGTCCGGCGTCGACGGCGCGTGCCGCCGCCACAGCCGAATCCACACCACCGCTCATCGCCGCGAGTACCCGCATCACACACCACCTTTCGCACCGGCAAGACCAGCCGCTCTGGCTCGCTCCACAACCTGGGGCAAGACCTGCACCAGGGCATTCACATCGGCACGGGTCGAGGTGTGCCCGAGCGAGAAGCGCAGCGATCCGCGCGCCTCCCACGGCTCCACGCCCATGGCGATCAAGACATGACTGGGTTCGGCCACGCCCGCATTGCACGCCGACCCGGTCGAGCATTCGATCCCGGCCGCGTCCAGCAGCATCAGCAACGAATCCCCTTCGCAGCCAGGGAATCTGAAGTGCACGTTGCCGGGCAGCCGGTGCGCGTCGCGCGGCCCGTTGAGTACCGCCTCCGGCACCGCTTCCAGCACCCGTTCGATCAGCTCGTCGCGCAGCGCGGCCAATTCCATTGCACGCACGGGCAATTCGGTCACAGCCTGGTGCAGCGCGGTGGCGAAACCGACCGCCGCCGCGGTATCGGAGGTCCCCGAACGCAGGTCCCGCTCGTGCCCGCCGCCGTGCAGCAGCGGCACACACGGCACCTGCCGGCCCAGCAGCAGCACTCCGACCCCGTGCGGTCCGCCGATCTTGTGCCCGGCGAAACTGGCCGCCGACAACCCGCTCGCCGCGAAATCTATGGGCAACTGCGCGGCCGCCTGCACCGCGTCGCTGTGCATGGGCACACCGAATTCCTGTGCCACCGAGGCCAATTCACGGATCGGCTGAATGGTCCCGACCTCGTTGTTGGCCCACATGACGGTGACCAGCGCGACCTCGTCGGCGTGCGCGGCGAGCGCGGCCTGCAGCACCCGCGGCGCCACGACCCCGTCCGCGTCGACCGGCAGCCAGGTCACGTGCGCGCCCTCGTGCTGCTCCAGCCACTCGATCGCGTCGATCACCGCATGATGCTCGATGGACGAGCTGATGATTCTGGTGCGCCGCGGTTCGGCGTCACGCCGCGCCCAGTAAATGCCCTTGATCGCCAGATTGTCGCTCTCGGTGCCCCCGGAGGTGAAGATGACCTCCGACGGCCGGGCGCCCAGATCAGCGGCGATGGATTCCCGTGCCTCTTCGAGCATGCGCCGGGCCGCTCGGCCCGACCCGTGCAGGGAGGACGCGTTGCCGGGCAATGCCAGGGCAGCCGTCATCGCCTCGATCGCGGCAGGCAGCATCGGAGTGGTGGCCGCGTGATCGAGGTAGACCGTCTTGGGCGCAGCACCGCCCGATAGAGCCGACTTCATGACCGAATAACCCTATCCCAGCCTTGACCTGCACATCTTGGGGGTTCCCCCGCTGTCTACGATTTACCCACGATGCGCAACGCCGTGCGCGGCTTCCGATATTCCCGTCGCCCCCGCTCGAGCGCCTCTTTCAGGGCCAACGCACCCCCACGCCAGCACGGAGTCGCCGGCGACGGCGAGCGGGCAGTCCCTGCCCCGTGCGAACGACTTCGGGTTTGCCTCGACCGACGGTGGGCACCACCCAGCTGTCTGGAGACACTTGTTCGCTCACAGGAGGTAGCTCGATGGCAGGATCCGCACGACGCTCGAAATCGCAGCCTGCCGTTCCCGGCGCGCCGTCCAGCGAGGCCGCGACAGTGCAAGAACCGACGAAGCCACGCAAGCCGCTGCCACCGAAACCGGACCAGACCGGGCCGGAGACGGTCACACCGACCGGGAAGTCCACCGGCCTTCCGCAAGACGCCGTAGCCCAGCAAGGCGCGTTCCTGACTACGGCACAGGGCGCTCGGCCCAGCGACACCGACCATTCGCTGAAGGCGGGCCCGCGTGGGCCGATCCTGCTGCAGGATCACCATCTGCGCGAGAAGATCACCCACTTCGACCACGAGCGCATCCCCGAGCGAGCGGTGCACGCACGCGGCGCGGCCGCGCACGGGGTGTTCGTCGGCAATGGCGCGGCCGCGAAGGTCTGCTGTGCGTCCTTGTTCGCGAAGGGCAAGGAAACCCCGGTTTTCGTGCGCTTCTCCACGGTGCTCGGCTCGCGTGGGTCGGCCGACACGGTCCGTGACACCCGCGGTTTCGCCACCAAGTTCTACACCGATGAGGGCGTTTTCGACCTGGTCGGAAACAACATTCCGGTGTTCTTCATCCAGGACGCCATCAAGTTTCCCGACGTCGTCCACGCCGCCAAACCGCACCCGGATCGGGAGATTCCGCAGGCGCAGAGCGCCCACGACACGTTCTGGGATTTCGTCACCCTGCACACCGAGGCGACCGCGCACACCCTGTGGAACATGTCCGACCGCGGTATCCCGCGCTCCTATCGCATGATGGAGGGCTTCGGCGTCCACACCTTCCGGCTGATCAACGACCGCGGTGCGTCGGTGCTGGTGAAGTTCCATTGGAAGCCGAAGCTCGGCGTGCACTCGCTGCTGTGGGAAGAAGCGCAGATCGCGGCCGGGATCGACCCCGATATGCACCGGCGCGACCTCGCCGACGCCATCGAAGCCGGCGCGTTCCCGCAGTGGGACCTCGGGATCCAGGTGTTTCCCGACACCGAGGAGCAGATGTTCGAAGGCATCGATCTGCTCGATCCCACCAAGCTCGTGCCCGAGGAACTGGCGCCGGTGCAGATCATCGGCACGATGACGCTGAACGCCAATCCCACCAACTACTTCAGCCAGACCGAACAGGTCGCCTTCCACCCCGGCCATCTGGTTCGCGGCATCGACGTCACCAACGATCCGTTGCTGCAGGGTCGCCTGTTCTCCTACATCGACACCCAGCTCACCCGGCTGGGCGGGCCGAACTTCGCGCAGATTCCGATCAACCGGCCGCACGCCGAGGTCAACGACATGCTGCGGGATGGCATGCACCAGACCGCGGTCCATGCCGGCGTCGCGCCCTACCGGCCGAACAGTCTCGATGGCGGTTGCCCGTTCCTCGCGGGCGCGAAAGACACGGTGCAGATCGAATTTCCGGAGCACGTGGCCGGGCAGAAGGTGCGCGCCGCCGCGGCCAGTTTCGACGACCACTTCAGCTCGGCCCGCATGTTCTACGCCAGCCTCACCGAGATCGAACAGGCCCACGTCGCCAAGGCGTACACCTTCGAACTCGGCAAATGCTACGAAAAGGTGATCAAGGAGCGCGCTATCACGGTGTTGCGCCAGATCGACGAGCAGCTGGCGGCCAAGGTCGCGACCGGTTTGGGGCTCCAGATTTCAGGAAAGGCGGCTGCGAAGACGAAAGTCGTTGTCTCCCCGGCGCTTTCCCAGCTCGGCGGAACCTGGCCGTCCGATGGCCGCATCATCGGCATCTTCGCCGACGAGCACACCGATCTCGCCGACTTGGCCGCGACTGTCACCACCATCACCAAGCAGTCGATGACGCCGTTGGTCATCGCACCGCATGGCGGTGAATTGGGTTCGGGTGCAAAGCAAGTCGTGATCTCTCGAACCCTCGACACCGCACGCTCGATCGAATTCGACGCGTTGCTGATCACGAGCACCGTCCCCGATCTGCGACTGAACCTGCTGCTGCAGGAGGCTCATCGCCATCTCAAAGGCATCGCCTACACCCCCGGCGGCGCCGCGGCGGTCGAGGCAGCCGGCATCGCCAAGGACTCCGCGGGCGTTCAGACCGCACCGACCCTCGCCGCGGCGTTCGACGCGCTCGCCACCCTGCTGCCTGAACATCGGGTCTGGGCCCGAGCCGCCGAATATTCACACTGAGCGCAATGTTTCGACGCGCCACAGGCACTTCGCCTGTGGCGCGTCTTACTGTGGGGACGCGCCGGGATCTCAGTGCGTCAGCAGCGCGTCCACTTCATCAGCGAACAGTAGGGCCGGGTCGAATCCCATTCCGGTGAAGTGACCGGCAAGTTCGAGTGAGAGCACGCCGTGGACCCGAGTCCAGAAAGTCAGCGCGCGGCGCAGGGTGGCGGCCGAGACCGCATCCGGGGCCCATTGCCGATGGCTTTCGAGGTGGGCATCGAACGGTGTCGCCGGCTGGTCGGCGGGCAGCGCGGCGAACGCCTCGATGAGGACCGTCATGACCTCGTTGGAGATCGCGGTCGTGTCGTCGGGTGCGTGATAGCCGGGGACCGGCGTGCCATAGATAAGCAGGTACCGCTGCGGGTCTTCCAGGGCCCAGTCGCGCACGGCGTGGGCCAGACCGGGCACGCCGGATCCCGAGTCGAACGCGGACCGGACGGCATCGGCGAGGCTTCGGTAGGCGTCGCGGATGAGCTCGGTGATCAGCTCGTCGCGATTGGCGAAGTACCAGTACAGGGCGGGTCCGCTCATGCCCACGTGTTTGGCGATCGCGTTGAGCGACAAGGCCGAGACCCCCGCTGTGGCGATCTGGTCCCACGCGTGCTGCTTGATCTCCGCGCGTACCTGGGCCCGGTAGCGCTCTCGCGAACCGGTTTTACCTGCTGCCATCGCCGGCTGCCTCCTCATTCAGTTATTTAGAGGCTATCACCAAATCGAAGCCTACTCAGATTTTTGATTGACACTCGGCGTCGTGCGCTTATATGGTCTAAACAAATCGATACCCACTCAGCACGAGGAGCATCATGCCCCACTCGCACAGCCGCCGCGTTGCCCAGTTCCTGATCCCCCTCGCCGCACTCGCGCTGACAGTCGTCACCGCGTGCGGCAGCGACACCGGGGACAGCAAGGCGACGACGACCGTCGCTTCCACTCCTCCGGCGGCGCTGACCTGCGGCGGGCTCGGCATCGACGACGCGGCCAAGATCCGGTACCGGACGGAGACCGTGATCAACGCGCCCCTGAGCACCATCTGGGAACTGCAGACCGACGTGGAGCGCTGGCCCACCTGGCAGAAGGCCGTCGCCGGCATCAAGCGGCTGGATCAGGGTCCGCTGCGGGACGGCTCGCAGTTCGAGTGGACGACTCCGGTGCCCGCTTCCCCCACGACCCCGGCCACCACCCTGGTCATCACTTCTTCGGTGCACCAATTGCAGAAGAACAACTGCATGCGCTGGAGTGGCCCCGCGATCGGCGAAGGACTCCGCATCGACAACGGCGTCCATGTCTGGACCTTCACCGAGGTCGACGGCGGTGTCCTGGTGCGCACCGAAGAGAACTGGTCCGGGGCCCAGGTCGAAGCCGACGTGCCCACCTCCACCACCTTCCTCGGCGCCGGCCTGGAAGCTTGGCTGAAGGACCTGAAGGCCGCCGCCGAAGCCCGGTCCTGATTCGAACCGGGCGTCAGCGCGCCAGCCAGGCGGCGCAGCGGCGGGTCAGGAACGGCATGATCACCCACACCATCGCGGCGACCGCGATCGGCAGAATGCAGGCCAGGCGAAGCGGAGCGGGCAGCGGCTCGACCAACGGGGCGGTGACCGTCACCAGAATGGTCAGCAGCGGGTAGAGACCGGCCAGCGTCAGCAGCCAGAACTTCCACTTCGCCTGGTGTGCAGCCACTTTCGCGGTTTCGTGTGTAGTCGTCATGGTCAGAGGACGACGTAGACCGGACGACTGTGACATCAACCGGCCTCGACAGCTTTTCGGCGCGCCCCGAGGGTGACCAGCAGCGACACCGCCATCAGCGCCACGCCGAACCAGACAGCGCCGGTCACGCCCACTCGGTCGGCGAACAGCCCGCCGAACAGTGCGCCCAGTGCGATGGATGTGTTGTAGGCCAGGGTGTTTATCGACATGGCGGCTTCGAAGGTGTTGGGCGCGGCGGCCAGAGTCAGGTTGATCTGGCACAGGTTGGCAGCGCCGAAGGACACTCCCCACAGGGCGAGGGCGAGGATCGCACCGGCCTTCGAATGCCCGATGGTGAGCAACAGGAGCAGCGACGCCACCAGGCCGGTGCAGGCGACGACGAAGCTGGCGCGCAAGTTCTTGGTGACGGTGTATCCGGCGAGGAAGTTTCCAGCCGCGCCGCCGACGCCGTAGATGATCAGCAGTGTGGCGATGAAGGTCGGTGTGGCGGAAGAACTTTCCTCCAGGAAGGGCCGCACGAAGGTGTAGGCGCCGAAATGGCCGAGCACGTAGAGCGCGACGGCGACCATCACCATCCGCAGCTGCACGTTATTGATCGGAAGACCGAAGACTTCGCGGACCGAGACCGCGTTCTCCGACGGCAGTGCGGGCACCAGGACGGCGACCGCGACGAAAACCAGCGCGCTCAGCGCGCTCCAGATCAGGAAGGTGGTGCGCCAGCCGGTCAGGTTTTCCAGCAGAGTGCCCAGCGGTATGCCCACCACCGTGGCGATCGAGATTCCGGACAGCGCGATCGCGGCGGCCCGGCTCGAATGCCGTTCCGGGACAACGCGCATCGCCATGCTGACGCCGATCGCCCAGAACACGCCGTTGGCGAATCCCATGATCAGTCGCACCGTCAGGACCAACGGATAGTTCGGTGAGATCGCGGTGATCAGGTTGCCCAAGGCCAGGATCGCCAGCAGTGCCGACAGTAGGACGCGGCGGTCGATGCGCCTGGTCCAGGCCACGATGAACGGCACGCCCAGGCCGGCGGAGAGCCCATACAGCGTGACCATCAAACCGGCCACGCCCACCGAGATGCTCAAGCTCGCGCTGATGGGTGTGAGCAGGCCGACCGGCATCAGCTCGGTGGTGACGAAAACGAACAGGCTGGCCGTGATCGCGGCGACACTCAGCCACGATCTCGTGGCCGAACGCGGAGATGCCACAGAAATAGTTTCCATGGAAGACAGATTAGTTTCCACGGAAGATATGTCAATGTATGGCTATGGATCGCACCTCCACCGAGCTCGACGACATCGATCGCATCGAGAGCCAGTGGCATCGGGAACGGCCCGACCTCGACCCCAGCCCGATGCAGGTGATCGGCCGGATCAGCCGCCTGCACTGGGCACTGGAAGAGCATCTGGTCCGGGTCTTCGGCGAATACGACCTGTCCCGCGGCGAATTCGATGTCCTCGCCACCTTGCGCCGCGCCGGTGCGCCGTTCGAACTCAGCGCGGGCGACCTGCGCGGATCGACGTTGGTGACCTCCGGCGCGGTCACCAAGCGCGTCGACCGGCTGGAGCGCGCCGGTCTGGTGCACCGCCGCGCGGCCGAAGACGACGCCCGCGGCCGCCTGATCCAACTCACCGCCCGGGGCCGCGAGGTCATCGACGAGGCGATCGAGCACCACCTGCGCAACGAGACGCGACTGCTCGCCGGACTCACCGACGACGAGCACCAAGCCCTGGTCGCACTGCTGCGCAAACTGAACCAGACGTTGCCGCGATAGCCCCAGATCAGCGTTTTCGCATCGCACCACGATATTTGCCCCGGACGGGTGTCCGTGCCAGCCTGGATTCAGAGGCGCGGCCCGACCGAGTGTGGGTCGGTCCGGGCAGTCGAGGAGGAACCGTGGGGCACCAGGCTGAACTCGCGGGGCAGCTGCGGGTCACCGTCGAATTCACCAGCACCACAACCCGATCGCCGACCATCACCTGGTCCCCCGCCGACGCGATCGCCGCCCGCAGCCGGTTCGAGTACGCGCGAATCTTCCTCGTCGCGCCTGGCGACCCCCAGCGCACCTACCTCGACATCGTCGACGGGAAGCCCTCGGCAACAGTGCGATTGCCGGACACCGTGCCTCCCGGCGAGTACGTCATCGAGGTCGACGCCTACGGCAGTGCGAGCTGGGGCGACGGGCGGTTGGAGGCGCGCGGGCGCAGCGCGCCGTTCCCGATCGGTGACACCGGACCTGCCCTTTAATCGTCTTCAGTTCTGGACTATCGCCTCGACATCTATCCGTCCTGTCACGAGCATCAGGAGGGTTGCGGCCGGGGCTGCGATGGTCTTGCCGTGGCCGGCGGCCCAGTCGGTGTCCGTGGCGGACAGGTGGTAGCCGCGCAGTTTCTTGCGGGCGTGGAAGGGGGCGCTGGTGGTCCAGATTCGGTTCAGGGCGACTTGGGCTGCGGGGGTGGGCATTTCGTAGGGGAGATTGAGGGGGACGGCGATGTCTTGGCCGTGGACGAGGAGGTCCATCAGGCGGTCGGCGGGGGTGGTGCCGAGGGCGGTGGTTCGGGTGGGGATGGTGGCTTGGAGTTCGGCGAGG encodes:
- a CDS encoding PIN domain-containing protein yields the protein MPFRAFLDANVLVPARLRDVLLTLAEVRLYEVRWSAEVLAEAARHLPESMDAADRAVLFSAMAQAFPDALVEWPDGFEADVPKLVNQKDRHVVAAAVFAHAEVLVTSDRPLIQELEQVPGLIEAQTASAFVAYTLDSDLSRAGAALLAMARRRWLPGASAGSNVEIRDRLGIWARRELGDAVGDLIARPEFLRRVE
- a CDS encoding excisionase family DNA-binding protein, producing the protein MTVSHLEANVSPSVRIKLEDALTTLRGAVPDESAITIDGVRIEVPASVRTAVLTVLEQLSAGRGVVIGAIEELVTTSTAAELLGLSRTYVCRLVDDGKLPAEYRGTHRRIPLRALLDYRDQRQRESGAALDEVARVSRKSGLYDDDF
- a CDS encoding methionine synthase produces the protein MKLLPGGIATAVGSWPGADPREAAATIAGELPDLAHLVELPGRGVGADMLGRVSALLVDMRFDTTTRGYRLAPRPGAASRRARDLLRADLDALEEVWETTGSAGTGRVVKVQAAGPLTLAAQVELPGGHRILTDPGAVRDLSESLAEGLRAHVAEVRKRLGAEVVVQLDEPSLTDVLNGSLRGVSVLNTVRAVPEPEALALLDAVITSQSAPVLVHSCANPPAIGFLRASAAAAIGFDITTIATRDLDRIGETLDAGKQLVLGLVPTTAPAIPPTWRDIAEPAVRLVDRLGFSRRTLSSQVLVSPACGLGAAPLPWARRALSLAAETARAFADDPDSLTFE
- the mnmA gene encoding tRNA 2-thiouridine(34) synthase MnmA — its product is MRVLAAMSGGVDSAVAAARAVDAGHEVVGVHLALSANPGTLRTGSRGCCSKEDAGDARRAADVLGIPFYVWDFADRFKEDVIDDFVAAYAAGETPNPCLRCNEKIKFSALSDRAVALGFDAVVTGHYARLDDGVLRRAVDADKDQSYVLAVLTAEQLSRAMFPVGDTPKPQIREEAAERGLSVANKPDSHDICFIPSGDTRAFLGAKIGIRPGAVVDADGTKLAEHEGVHGFTIGQRKGLGLPGPGADGKPRYVTGIDPESGTVHVGSAEDLQVWTVLAERAIWTSGVAPEGPIECVAQVRAHGGTAPAVAEAVGDGLLVRLREPLTGVAKGQAVVLYRPDSEGDEVIGSGTISGTERDNSTIGSETSSAAQ
- a CDS encoding cysteine desulfurase family protein, translating into MKSALSGGAAPKTVYLDHAATTPMLPAAIEAMTAALALPGNASSLHGSGRAARRMLEEARESIAADLGARPSEVIFTSGGTESDNLAIKGIYWARRDAEPRRTRIISSSIEHHAVIDAIEWLEQHEGAHVTWLPVDADGVVAPRVLQAALAAHADEVALVTVMWANNEVGTIQPIRELASVAQEFGVPMHSDAVQAAAQLPIDFAASGLSAASFAGHKIGGPHGVGVLLLGRQVPCVPLLHGGGHERDLRSGTSDTAAAVGFATALHQAVTELPVRAMELAALRDELIERVLEAVPEAVLNGPRDAHRLPGNVHFRFPGCEGDSLLMLLDAAGIECSTGSACNAGVAEPSHVLIAMGVEPWEARGSLRFSLGHTSTRADVNALVQVLPQVVERARAAGLAGAKGGV
- a CDS encoding catalase, which produces MAGSARRSKSQPAVPGAPSSEAATVQEPTKPRKPLPPKPDQTGPETVTPTGKSTGLPQDAVAQQGAFLTTAQGARPSDTDHSLKAGPRGPILLQDHHLREKITHFDHERIPERAVHARGAAAHGVFVGNGAAAKVCCASLFAKGKETPVFVRFSTVLGSRGSADTVRDTRGFATKFYTDEGVFDLVGNNIPVFFIQDAIKFPDVVHAAKPHPDREIPQAQSAHDTFWDFVTLHTEATAHTLWNMSDRGIPRSYRMMEGFGVHTFRLINDRGASVLVKFHWKPKLGVHSLLWEEAQIAAGIDPDMHRRDLADAIEAGAFPQWDLGIQVFPDTEEQMFEGIDLLDPTKLVPEELAPVQIIGTMTLNANPTNYFSQTEQVAFHPGHLVRGIDVTNDPLLQGRLFSYIDTQLTRLGGPNFAQIPINRPHAEVNDMLRDGMHQTAVHAGVAPYRPNSLDGGCPFLAGAKDTVQIEFPEHVAGQKVRAAAASFDDHFSSARMFYASLTEIEQAHVAKAYTFELGKCYEKVIKERAITVLRQIDEQLAAKVATGLGLQISGKAAAKTKVVVSPALSQLGGTWPSDGRIIGIFADEHTDLADLAATVTTITKQSMTPLVIAPHGGELGSGAKQVVISRTLDTARSIEFDALLITSTVPDLRLNLLLQEAHRHLKGIAYTPGGAAAVEAAGIAKDSAGVQTAPTLAAAFDALATLLPEHRVWARAAEYSH
- a CDS encoding TetR/AcrR family transcriptional regulator, giving the protein MAAGKTGSRERYRAQVRAEIKQHAWDQIATAGVSALSLNAIAKHVGMSGPALYWYFANRDELITELIRDAYRSLADAVRSAFDSGSGVPGLAHAVRDWALEDPQRYLLIYGTPVPGYHAPDDTTAISNEVMTVLIEAFAALPADQPATPFDAHLESHRQWAPDAVSAATLRRALTFWTRVHGVLSLELAGHFTGMGFDPALLFADEVDALLTH
- a CDS encoding SRPBCC family protein, with the protein product MPHSHSRRVAQFLIPLAALALTVVTACGSDTGDSKATTTVASTPPAALTCGGLGIDDAAKIRYRTETVINAPLSTIWELQTDVERWPTWQKAVAGIKRLDQGPLRDGSQFEWTTPVPASPTTPATTLVITSSVHQLQKNNCMRWSGPAIGEGLRIDNGVHVWTFTEVDGGVLVRTEENWSGAQVEADVPTSTTFLGAGLEAWLKDLKAAAEARS
- a CDS encoding MFS transporter, whose product is METISVASPRSATRSWLSVAAITASLFVFVTTELMPVGLLTPISASLSISVGVAGLMVTLYGLSAGLGVPFIVAWTRRIDRRVLLSALLAILALGNLITAISPNYPLVLTVRLIMGFANGVFWAIGVSMAMRVVPERHSSRAAAIALSGISIATVVGIPLGTLLENLTGWRTTFLIWSALSALVFVAVAVLVPALPSENAVSVREVFGLPINNVQLRMVMVAVALYVLGHFGAYTFVRPFLEESSSATPTFIATLLIIYGVGGAAGNFLAGYTVTKNLRASFVVACTGLVASLLLLLTIGHSKAGAILALALWGVSFGAANLCQINLTLAAAPNTFEAAMSINTLAYNTSIALGALFGGLFADRVGVTGAVWFGVALMAVSLLVTLGARRKAVEAG